AACGGTAGAACGCTTCTGACCAACTGCAACGTAGATGCAGTACAGTTTTGCATCTTCGTCGTTGCCCGCATGCAGCGGCTTCTGGTTCAAGAAGGTGTCGAGGATAATTGCGGTCTTACCGGTTTGACGGTCACCAATGACGAGCTCGCGCTGACCACGGCCAACCGGGATCAGGGCGTCAATGGCTTTCAGGCCCGTGGACATCGGCTCGTGCACGGACTTACGCGGCAGAATGCCTGGCGCTTTAACGTCCACACGGCGCTTCTCAGTGGCTTCGATCGGGCCTTTACCATCGATCGGATTGCCGAGCGCATCGACAACGCGGCCAAGAAGACCTTTACCGACCGGAACTTCCACGATGGCGCCGGTCCGTTTAACGGTGTCGCCTTCTTTAATGTCGCGGTCAGAACCGAAGATAACGACACCGACGTTGTCGGATTCCAGGTTCAGGGCCATGCCCTTGATCCCACCCGGGAATTCGACCATCTCACCAGCCTGGACTTTGTCCAGACCATAAACACGGGCGATACCGTCACCGACGGAGAGCACCTGACCAACTTCAGAAACTTCGGCTTCTTGGCCAAAGCTCTTGATCTGGTCCTTGAGGATTGCGGAGATTTCCGCGGCCCGAATATCCATCAGCCGACCTCTTTCATCGCGAACTTGAGTGAATTGAGCTTGGTACGCAGCGACGTATCGATCATGCGGGACCCGACTTTGACCACGAGGCCGCCGATCAGGGCAGGATCAACCTTAGCTGCGATGTTTACGGATTTGCCCGTGGAAGCAGAGAGAGCTTCTTTCAGGGCAGCGACATGTTCGTCGGACAGAGCAGCGGCAGAAACCACTTCAGCTGTTTCCTCGCCGCGCTTTTCTGCAAGCAGGGCGCGGAAAGACTTGATCATGTCGGGAAGGACGAAGAGGCGCCGGTTACGGGCTGCCAGCTTCACGAAATTTGCGGCCAGGCCTTTGATGCCAGCCTTGTCGAGAAGTGCTGCGAGCGCTGCAAGCTGCTCTTCAGCACTGAATGCCGGGCTTTTCACAAGACGGACGAGATCTTCGCTTTCGGAAAGCATGCCTTCAAAAGCAGTCAGATCCCGTTCCACGTCAGCCGTTACGCCGTCGCCTTCAGCTAGGTCGAGAAGGGCGGACGCATAACGCTGTGCCACGCCGGATACGAGAGATACGTTGTCAGTCACCAGGTCCGTGCTCTCTGACGTTTTTCATGTCCGCAAAACGGCTAGCGTCCGCAAGACATTGAAAAAATGAATGATTTCAAGGTCAGAAGGTATGACGGTTAAACCGTTCCCCCAAAGCCGCGCCTCAATTAGCACAGGGTTTCCCAGTGTGCAACGCCGCGCGGAGCCTGTTCTTGCCGATTCAATGGTGTTTTTTACCCATCCGCGGCAAAAAGCCTTGCAGATCAATGTGTCACCGGCCGTATAAACCTTTAGACGGTGGCCATTTTTGAGACCGTGTTTGCGGCTCTTCGCATTGCGGGTCTACCACGAAAGATCAACACGCCCTACGATGGCTAAGTCTCCAGCAGGGGTTCAAAACCGCCGAAGATCATCCGCTTCAGACTAAACACCTCATCCGCATTGGGCATGATTTCGCCCCATCTCGGATCTTCTTCCATCTTTCCCATCGCAGCATCGGCAGTCGTTTTGTCGGGCCAAATGATCCACGAGAAGACAACAGTTTCATCCGGCGCTTTTTTTACAGCCATCGGAAAGGACGTCACTTCACCATCCGGCACGTCGGTTCCCCAAGCTTCACACGAACTCACTGCGCCATATTCCTTGAACAGCGCCCACGACTTTTCTGCGATCACAGCGTAGTCGGCTTTTTTGGTGGTTTTTACGGGTGCGAGAAACCGTTGCACATATGACTTGAGGAAACCTCCCTTGTTAGAATCGGAAGTCTCTCATGATGAGACGAGAAAACAAGCAGACCTTACAAAAGGCGGCGGTACACCCGTTATAAAAAATGCTGCGGGTCAATATCGATCTGAACGCGAAGGCCTTTCGTCGGCTTCGGGCCGCTTGAAAGCCAGCCCCTTATATAGGACTGCAAGTCATATTGCTTCGGCGCCATCGCCAAAAGGCGGAACCGGTAGCGTCCTCGAACCATGGCCAAAGCGGCTTCTGCAGGTCCAAGCAGCGTGACGGCCTGGTCCGGCGGCGCCACCCGTGCCAGCTGTCGGGCAAAACCTTCCGCAAAATTCCTGTCAGGCCCTGAGATCACAACAGCTGCCAACCGGCCAAAAGGCGGCAGCCCGGCGGCCCGCCGCGCTTCGATCTCCGCCTGGTAAAACGCGTGTTTATCGTTGGAGAGCAGCGCCTTGATGACGGGATGATCCGCACTGTACGTCTGCAGAAAACCTTTGCCGCCACCGGCGACGCGGCCCGCACGGCCCGTGACCTGGGCAAGCAGTTGGAAGGTCTTTTCGGCGGCACGCGGATCGCCATGTGCCAGGCCGAGATCCGCATCAACCACGCCGACCAGTTTCAGTTTCGGGAAATTGTGGCCCTTGGCGACCAACTGCGTTCCGATGATAATATCTGCACCGCCCTCTTCAACGACCTTCATTTCTCGCTTCAAACGTTCAGGCCCACCGGGCAGGTCGGATGAAAGAACCAACGTTCGCGCTTGCGGGAAGAGATCGCTCACTTCTTCTGCAATCCTTTCAACACCGGGGCCACAGGCAACCAGCGTATTGGTGCTTTGGCACGACGGGCAGCTTTCTGGCACACGTTCATTATGCCCGCAGTGGTGACACACCAGTTTCTTTTGAAACCTGTGCTCAACCAGCCAGGTGCTGCAATGCGGGCATTGGAACCTATGACCGCAGGTGCGGCATAATGTCAGTGGCGCATATCCACGCCGGTTCAGAAACAACAGTGCCTGATCCCCGTTGGCGTAAGTTTCCTTGATTGCGCCCACCAGGCCCGGCGCGAGCCATCGGCCCTGTTCCGGTCCGTCCAGACGCATATCAATGGCCGAGAGGTCTGGGAGTGCGGCGCCGGACGCCCGGTCAGGCAATTCAACCAGACCATACCGGCCCTGCTCAGCATTTACCCGGCTTTCAATCGACGGTGTCGCCGAGGCCAGGACAACCGGGAACCGGGAGATATGCCCGCGCACGACCGCCATGTCCCGTGCGCTATAGGGCACACGGTCATCCTGCTTGAAAGCCGCGTCATGCTCTTCGTCGACGATTATGAGCCCGAGTTCCTTGAATGGCAGAAAGAGAGAGGAGCGCGCGCCGATCACGACACGGACATCGCCAGATGCCACACCGCGCCAAACCCTCGCCCGGTTCTTCGGCGTAATTTCAGAGTGCCACTCGGCCGGGTAAACGCCGAACCGTTGTTCAAAACGCCGCAGAAACTGTTCGGTCAGCGCAATTTCCGGCAGAAGCACCAGAGCCTGCTTGTCCCGCCGCAAGGTTTCCGCGATTGCTTCGAAGTAGACCTCGGTCTTGCCCGACCCGGTCACACCGTCAATCAAGGTCACTGCAGCGCCCTTGTCGAAACTCTCTGATAGCTTCTCCGCAGCTGCTTGCTGGGCCGGTGTCAAATCCTTTTGTGCATAGTCGATTTGAGGACGCGGCGGCGGGGGTGCCGCCGGCATGGAGACGATCTCCAGCACCTCTTGTTGCACCAGTCCGTCAATGACGGATGCGCTGACACCAGCTGCGTGTGCAAGACCGCTCTTTGTCCAGGCAAATCCATCTTCCATGGTTTCAAGGACACGGCGGCGGGCAGGTGTCATCCGCTCAGGCTCAACACCTTCAATCCGCCGGACACCTGGAACCGGGGCTTCCGGTTCGAGTGCCTCTTCAGAACGCAGCACCATGCGCACGACCATGCCCGGCGCGCCAAGCGTCCAGCCGGCCACCCAGTCCACAAACCGGCGGAGATCCTTATCAAGCGGCGGCGTGGTACCGTAAACGTGGGAAATCGATTTGAGTTTGTTGGGATCGATCGCCGCATCAGGCTCACCGTCCCAAACCGCACCAATGACCTCTCGCGTTCCCAAAGGCACCCGGACGATCGTGCCAGGCACGACCGACTGCCCAGCCGGGACCTTATAGGTGTAGGCAACCGGCACGGCGACGGGCACCAGCACACTGGCAATCGTGTCTTTCGGCTTCAAATCGTCAAACAGCACGGCAGATCACACGTTTTGGCTTTGCATTTTGTTGTCCGGACACCAAAACAGGCTCTGGACTCTGTTAGCGGGGATCGCCCGGATCCCAATTTCATTCAAGCGGAATAATTTCTGAGGTACGTACCGCAAAAAGGCTTTCACCAGAGAATCAGGGCTTCAGTTAGACAGCATCCTAGGCTAAAGAGAGCGCAGCTGACCATTCATTCGTTCGCTTGCCGACGGAGGCAGGCTGCAAAGGCGTACACACAAGCGCCATTGGGAGAAATCATCCATGAAGTTTTTCGTCGACACCGCGGATACCGCGGAGATCCAGGAACTGGAAGCCACTGGCCTCTTGGACGGCGTCACCACAAACCCGTCCCTGATCGCCAAATCCGGCAAGAATTTCAAAGACGTGATTGCCGAGATCTGCAAGATCACAAACGGTGACGTTTCAGCGGAAGTCGCAGCAACCGACTTCGACACCATGATCAAGGAAGCCCATGTCCTGCGTGCGATCGCAGACAACGTGGTCATCAAACTGCCGCTTACATTTGACGGTCTGAAAGCCTGTAAGCAGCTGACGAGCGAAGGCACGAAGACAAACGTAACCCTGTGTTTCTCGGCCAATCAGGCCCTGCTCGCAGCAAAGGCTGGCGCGACCTACATTTCGCCGTTCATTGGCCGCCTCGACGACATCAATCTCGATGGTATGGAACTGATCCGCGAAATCCGCGTCATCTATGACAACTATGGCTTTGACACCGAGATCCTGGCCGCGTCCATCCGCACACCCAATCACGTCAAGGATTCTGCGATCATTGGCGCTGACGTGGTCACCGTTCCGCCGGCAACACTGAAGTCCCTTATCAAGCATCCGCTGACCGATAAGGGCCTTGATGCGTTCTTGAGCGACTGGGCGAAGACCGGACAGAGCATTCTGTAAAGTCATTCGACTTGGGTGCCGCACGCGCTGTATTGCGACGGGCTTAAGCCGCGCGCTCTAAAGGCTCCGGTCCATCCGGGGCCTTACTTTATTTCGCTAAGCTGGCGATCAAAAAGCGGTGGCACTCGGCTCTTCATTTTTCTATTTTGAGCCGCGGTTCCGGTATCTGACTGCCGGACAGCCCAGCCATTCAGGCAAATCCCGATCCCAAGCGGGCCGACACCGGTGACAGACGGAAGCGCGCAGGGTATTCGTGGATTTGAAAACAGACAGCAAGAGCGCGGGTTAAAGCGCTGAAGGATAGGAAACACACAATGACGGGTTCGAGAATCGTCTTGATTGACCGCCACCCCGGCCGGTCCGCGCAAACCATTGGCGTGGCGCGGGAATTGGGCACCGACCCCGATCTCATCCATGAACCGTCTGTCGGCGTGGTTGGCACAAAAGGCGACAGTCAGTGTTATCTGGGCGTGGCGCGCAAGGTCGATGCCATTCATGAGCACCTGAAATCGCGCATCGGCAGCGGTGAGGGCCAGCTAAAATACCGGCTGGTTCAGCCGGAATACACGATTGCAACGTCTGACGGCATCCGCAACGGCACACGCGAAATGCGCTATTCGCTCATCGGCCGCGAAGTTACCAACGACGGTTTGTGCGAGCACCTGGAAGCATCCGGTCTGGCCGGCACCATTGCGGTGGTCGCCTGTGACAAGCCACCGGTCGGCACCATGGCTGCAGTCCTTGAGCGGAATGAACCGGCAATCATCATGTCCGATGGCACGATCCGCCCAGGCAAGGATCCGGAAACCGGTGAGATGCTGGACATCGTGAGCGCCTACCAAGTAGCCGGACACCCGGACAAGGCTGTGCGGGACCGCATCGCATGTAATGCGTGTCCAGGCATTGGCAGCTGCGGCGGCATGTTCACCTACAACACCATGCAGACCTTCATCGGCGTTGTCGGCCTGCAGCCGCTTCATATGGTGGCTCCACCATCCGACGATCCGCGCCGCTTAGAGGAATTCCCGCAGCAGCTCGTTTCCTATCTCGCCGACATGATGGAAAAGGGCCTGAAGCCACGCGACATCGTCAAGCGCGATTCGCTGCGGAATGCGATCATCGTCGCCATGGCCATCGGCGGCTCCACCAACGTTGTTCTGCACGTTCCAGAAATCGCCCGCGCAGCCGGTTATGAACACTTCTGGCGCGATGTGATGACACCGGAAGAGTTCAACCACCTCTCCCAGCATGTGGTCCCGGTTCTGACCAACGCACGGCCGTACGGCAAATACTCCATGCTCGACATCGACCGCGTTGGCGGCGTTCAGGTGATCGTCAAGGAACTGCTTGATGCCGGTCTTTTGAACGGCGACATGATGACCTGCACCGGGCGCACTTTGGCCGAACAGGTCGCGGACCTCAACGCAGCCGCACCCGACGGTGACGTCATTCATTCAGTTGCCGAGCCTTTCAAGCCAACGGGTGGTCTACGCATGCTCGGCGGCAACCTGTCGCCGGACTTCTCGGCCATCCTGAAACTTGCCGGTGTCGAGGGCGGTCTGGAAGACAATCTCTTCAAGGGCCGTGCGCGTGTGTTCGAACGCGAAGCCGGTCTGATCCAGGCTCTCGATGAAGCGCCCGACAGCTTCCAGGACCATGACATGGTTATCGTCCGCTATGACGGTCCGAGCGGCGGTCCGGGCATGCCGGAGATGCTCGATCCGACGTCCCGCATCACGACGCTGTGCCGGGAGCGCGGCATCGTGATCGCCCTTATGACAGATGCGCGCTTTTCCGGCGGCTCGGTCGGTCTGGTGATTGGTCACGTTGGTCCGGAAGCCGCCCTTGGCGGGCCAATTGCCTTTGTCGAGGACGGCGACGAGATCATCGTAGACCTCAATAAAAACACCTTGGATTGCCCGGCGCTGGACGATGCGGCCACGCTCGCAACCCGCAAGGCCGTCTGGGACAAGGCTGTTGCAGACAACGGCGGTATTCACCCGAATTGCGGCATTGCGGACACCCGGCTTTTGCACCGTGCACGTCATACTGCTGTTCCGGCCCTTCGCGGCGGCGGCCTGCACCCGAACCGGGAAGTCTGGGTGCGCGATCAGCGACTGGCCGAAAAATCGGGTTTTGAACCGCGCAACCGCCACCGGAGCGCATAGACGCTCCGACATTGGTATCGAGAAGATTAGAACGCCCCGGTCAGATCAGGCCGGGGCGTTTTTTTGGGTCCACGCTTCAATCCGGCGGCCCGAGAACTCTGGAGATCCGTGCCCAAACAGCATCAATATCTGCATGCATGTTGGCTGCGACTTGCCGGACCCAAGGTTCGCCCTCTATGGCGGTGCGTGACGCAACCGGACCAAGTTCGGAAATCACCGTCTCAGTGTCGCGCAGCAGCGACCGCCAATTCACTACTCCGGTTTCAGGGAATTGCTTCAATTCCGTGCGGCGATCCTCCTGCAGCCGTCTGGCCAGATCTTCGGACTGCGCCATGCCGGTCTCTATCCGCTTTGCCAACCCCTCCTGCCCCCAGGCAAGCAGCGTTCCAAGAAGCGCGATACCGGCAGCGCTCCGGGAGCCCTGAACACCGATATTCGGAGTTGCCAAATAAGAACTGCCGAAAGCGATTGCCTCCTGGGCGGTCGGGTCAGCAAAAAACACAAGCGCTGAGTCCTTTGGTTGAAACAGCCACTTGTGCGCTGAAACGGCAATACTGTCAGCACGTTCAATGCCAGACAATCGATCCTCATATTTGGTCAAACGCAGCGGGCCGCCCCAAGCCGCATCCACATGGACCCACATTGGGCCAGCACAAGTGCCGCCTTTGAGGCTGGCAATTTTCAACTCGT
This window of the Roseibium alexandrii DFL-11 genome carries:
- the fsa gene encoding fructose-6-phosphate aldolase; its protein translation is MKFFVDTADTAEIQELEATGLLDGVTTNPSLIAKSGKNFKDVIAEICKITNGDVSAEVAATDFDTMIKEAHVLRAIADNVVIKLPLTFDGLKACKQLTSEGTKTNVTLCFSANQALLAAKAGATYISPFIGRLDDINLDGMELIREIRVIYDNYGFDTEILAASIRTPNHVKDSAIIGADVVTVPPATLKSLIKHPLTDKGLDAFLSDWAKTGQSIL
- a CDS encoding pyridoxal phosphate-dependent decarboxylase family protein, translated to MADLSELTDQLPAKGLGDDEAFSVLSEQVRTRSAHLGAPDAFAHMDPAPAGIAARLVGLNAEYNQNLLHQDLSPFATEAEARVIVWLAPYFGMTAGHMCGGSTLANLAALWCAREHGATRVIASADAHVSVPKCAQILGLPFEPVTVAENGRMTIDALPELSRAVLVLTAGTTGRGVIDELKIASLKGGTCAGPMWVHVDAAWGGPLRLTKYEDRLSGIERADSIAVSAHKWLFQPKDSALVFFADPTAQEAIAFGSSYLATPNIGVQGSRSAAGIALLGTLLAWGQEGLAKRIETGMAQSEDLARRLQEDRRTELKQFPETGVVNWRSLLRDTETVISELGPVASRTAIEGEPWVRQVAANMHADIDAVWARISRVLGPPD
- a CDS encoding F0F1 ATP synthase subunit delta, with product MTDNVSLVSGVAQRYASALLDLAEGDGVTADVERDLTAFEGMLSESEDLVRLVKSPAFSAEEQLAALAALLDKAGIKGLAANFVKLAARNRRLFVLPDMIKSFRALLAEKRGEETAEVVSAAALSDEHVAALKEALSASTGKSVNIAAKVDPALIGGLVVKVGSRMIDTSLRTKLNSLKFAMKEVG
- a CDS encoding dihydroxy-acid dehydratase domain-containing protein, with protein sequence MTGSRIVLIDRHPGRSAQTIGVARELGTDPDLIHEPSVGVVGTKGDSQCYLGVARKVDAIHEHLKSRIGSGEGQLKYRLVQPEYTIATSDGIRNGTREMRYSLIGREVTNDGLCEHLEASGLAGTIAVVACDKPPVGTMAAVLERNEPAIIMSDGTIRPGKDPETGEMLDIVSAYQVAGHPDKAVRDRIACNACPGIGSCGGMFTYNTMQTFIGVVGLQPLHMVAPPSDDPRRLEEFPQQLVSYLADMMEKGLKPRDIVKRDSLRNAIIVAMAIGGSTNVVLHVPEIARAAGYEHFWRDVMTPEEFNHLSQHVVPVLTNARPYGKYSMLDIDRVGGVQVIVKELLDAGLLNGDMMTCTGRTLAEQVADLNAAAPDGDVIHSVAEPFKPTGGLRMLGGNLSPDFSAILKLAGVEGGLEDNLFKGRARVFEREAGLIQALDEAPDSFQDHDMVIVRYDGPSGGPGMPEMLDPTSRITTLCRERGIVIALMTDARFSGGSVGLVIGHVGPEAALGGPIAFVEDGDEIIVDLNKNTLDCPALDDAATLATRKAVWDKAVADNGGIHPNCGIADTRLLHRARHTAVPALRGGGLHPNREVWVRDQRLAEKSGFEPRNRHRSA
- a CDS encoding primosomal protein N' codes for the protein MLFDDLKPKDTIASVLVPVAVPVAYTYKVPAGQSVVPGTIVRVPLGTREVIGAVWDGEPDAAIDPNKLKSISHVYGTTPPLDKDLRRFVDWVAGWTLGAPGMVVRMVLRSEEALEPEAPVPGVRRIEGVEPERMTPARRRVLETMEDGFAWTKSGLAHAAGVSASVIDGLVQQEVLEIVSMPAAPPPPRPQIDYAQKDLTPAQQAAAEKLSESFDKGAAVTLIDGVTGSGKTEVYFEAIAETLRRDKQALVLLPEIALTEQFLRRFEQRFGVYPAEWHSEITPKNRARVWRGVASGDVRVVIGARSSLFLPFKELGLIIVDEEHDAAFKQDDRVPYSARDMAVVRGHISRFPVVLASATPSIESRVNAEQGRYGLVELPDRASGAALPDLSAIDMRLDGPEQGRWLAPGLVGAIKETYANGDQALLFLNRRGYAPLTLCRTCGHRFQCPHCSTWLVEHRFQKKLVCHHCGHNERVPESCPSCQSTNTLVACGPGVERIAEEVSDLFPQARTLVLSSDLPGGPERLKREMKVVEEGGADIIIGTQLVAKGHNFPKLKLVGVVDADLGLAHGDPRAAEKTFQLLAQVTGRAGRVAGGGKGFLQTYSADHPVIKALLSNDKHAFYQAEIEARRAAGLPPFGRLAAVVISGPDRNFAEGFARQLARVAPPDQAVTLLGPAEAALAMVRGRYRFRLLAMAPKQYDLQSYIRGWLSSGPKPTKGLRVQIDIDPQHFL
- a CDS encoding DUF1428 domain-containing protein; this encodes MQRFLAPVKTTKKADYAVIAEKSWALFKEYGAVSSCEAWGTDVPDGEVTSFPMAVKKAPDETVVFSWIIWPDKTTADAAMGKMEEDPRWGEIMPNADEVFSLKRMIFGGFEPLLET